One window from the genome of Kaistella carnis encodes:
- a CDS encoding RluA family pseudouridine synthase, with protein MTEDKDREEDFDQESHDAESEGLYEHFSIKVDRGQEPLRIDKFLINFRQNSSRNKISQTCRAGNVMVNGSPVKQNYRVKPGDEIAVLLTKPPRQNIIIPQDIPINIVYEDDDVVVVDKEAGMVVHPGHGNYDGTLINALAFHFEKNGEKSDLDRIGLVHRIDKDTSGLLVIAKNEYALSFLAKQFFDRTTKRLYWAFVWGNIEDDQGTITGNIGRHLKNRMQMAVFPDGSLGKHAVTHYKVLERLRYVTWVECKLETGRTHQIRAHFKYIGHTLFNDERYEGNQILKGINMPKYKQFVKNVFEILPRHALHAHTLGFTHPTTKEEMYFESPMPQDMDEALKKWRNYLES; from the coding sequence ATGACAGAGGATAAAGATAGAGAAGAAGACTTTGATCAGGAATCACATGATGCTGAATCGGAAGGGCTTTACGAACATTTTTCAATTAAGGTAGATCGGGGGCAGGAACCGCTGCGCATCGATAAATTTCTTATTAATTTTCGTCAGAACTCCTCACGGAATAAAATCTCACAAACCTGTCGTGCCGGAAATGTGATGGTGAACGGGTCGCCCGTAAAACAGAATTACCGCGTTAAACCCGGCGACGAAATAGCCGTGCTTTTAACGAAGCCTCCACGGCAAAATATAATTATTCCACAGGATATTCCCATTAATATTGTTTATGAAGATGACGATGTTGTGGTGGTAGACAAAGAGGCGGGAATGGTTGTTCATCCCGGACACGGCAATTATGATGGAACTTTAATTAACGCTTTGGCTTTTCATTTTGAGAAAAATGGGGAGAAATCAGATTTGGATCGCATCGGTTTGGTGCATCGGATTGATAAAGATACGTCCGGACTTTTGGTTATTGCGAAAAACGAATATGCCTTAAGTTTTCTTGCCAAGCAATTCTTTGACCGCACCACGAAACGGTTATACTGGGCTTTTGTCTGGGGGAATATCGAGGATGATCAAGGAACAATCACCGGAAATATCGGGAGACATTTGAAAAATAGAATGCAGATGGCCGTTTTTCCGGATGGCAGTTTGGGGAAACACGCCGTTACGCATTACAAAGTCTTGGAGCGATTGCGCTATGTGACTTGGGTAGAATGTAAACTTGAAACGGGACGAACGCACCAGATTCGCGCGCACTTTAAATATATTGGTCATACGCTTTTTAACGATGAGCGCTATGAAGGCAATCAAATTTTAAAAGGCATCAATATGCCAAAATACAAGCAGTTTGTAAAAAATGTTTTCGAAATTTTGCCACGTCACGCGTTACACGCGCATACCTTAGGGTTTACTCATCCGACCACGAAAGAAGAAATGTATTTCGAAAGCCCGATGCCACAAGATATGGATGAAGCCTTGAAAAAATGGCGAAATTATTTAGAATCCTGA
- a CDS encoding NAD(P)-binding domain-containing protein gives MRIAIIGCGWVGERLAKKLSSQGEHTIVTTTSPEKIPALQNFAKEVHLLDFDNNPDFGVLESVDVAIFSMPISRNDWFEGFQKLDKEFPKTILFSSTGIYPQENKIFTEKDTSDLRPDILAAENLVKKKYPQTNILRFGGLMGDERSLQKIYQNRTPENPHKKANYIHYEDILAVVDLLIHSEIRSEIYNVVAPEHPSIAQILNLEVETMADQTAETKQRIISSDHLIQDFNYTFIHPNPKNF, from the coding sequence ATGAGAATAGCCATTATCGGTTGTGGATGGGTTGGCGAAAGACTTGCAAAAAAGCTGTCGTCCCAAGGCGAACACACGATAGTCACCACCACATCCCCGGAAAAAATACCTGCTTTACAAAATTTCGCAAAGGAAGTTCATTTACTGGATTTTGATAATAACCCCGATTTCGGTGTTTTAGAATCTGTAGATGTCGCCATTTTCAGTATGCCCATTTCCCGGAATGACTGGTTCGAGGGCTTTCAGAAACTGGACAAAGAATTTCCAAAAACCATTCTTTTCAGCTCTACCGGAATTTATCCACAGGAAAATAAAATTTTCACGGAGAAAGACACGTCCGATCTACGACCTGACATTTTAGCCGCAGAAAACCTGGTAAAAAAGAAATATCCTCAAACTAACATTTTACGTTTTGGCGGTTTGATGGGCGATGAACGCTCTCTTCAAAAAATATATCAAAACAGAACGCCTGAAAATCCACACAAAAAAGCCAATTACATTCACTACGAAGATATCTTGGCAGTGGTCGATCTTTTGATACATTCCGAAATACGGTCAGAGATTTACAATGTCGTAGCTCCGGAACATCCATCCATCGCACAAATACTGAATTTGGAAGTGGAAACAATGGCAGATCAAACCGCTGAAACGAAGCAGAGAATAATTTCTTCTGACCATTTAATTCAGGATTTTAATTATACATTTATACATCCCAATCCTAAAAATTTTTAA
- a CDS encoding PorP/SprF family type IX secretion system membrane protein, whose protein sequence is MRKIYALFFVVVFLGSYKSQETLPYYQQYLLEGDFLSNPALYGKTDDVVLNLNYQKQFSNFDQSPNVQSIGMHANVFDRVGAGLTFFRDQNGPISSNGVGAGASYFIPIDDDGERKSQFSFGTNVNFYNMNIDLGMLNPQNPGDPLLSSESLFLVYANLGLAVTYRNFFAGVSVNDIAITNDIPIANGIEPEPTKFILNTGYDFYLNEQFYVSPSVLMNFNTNSSKLIDLNVMATVLGDENSFSAGASFRTASNKFGNQSVGISPIIKAKVSNFFFGASYNFGLSDIQQYAGSSFMLSIGYNFENFINTRGYRY, encoded by the coding sequence ATGAGAAAAATATATGCCTTATTTTTCGTGGTGGTCTTTCTCGGAAGCTACAAAAGCCAGGAAACGTTGCCTTATTACCAACAGTATTTGTTGGAAGGAGATTTTCTCTCTAACCCTGCTTTGTACGGAAAGACGGATGATGTCGTGTTGAATTTGAACTATCAGAAACAGTTTTCTAATTTCGATCAGTCGCCCAATGTACAGTCTATAGGAATGCACGCCAATGTTTTCGATCGGGTGGGTGCAGGTTTAACTTTTTTTCGAGATCAGAATGGACCTATTTCCTCCAATGGTGTGGGCGCGGGAGCATCTTATTTTATTCCGATTGATGATGATGGCGAAAGAAAAAGTCAGTTTTCTTTCGGGACCAATGTGAATTTCTATAATATGAATATCGATTTGGGTATGCTGAATCCGCAGAATCCGGGTGATCCGCTCTTGAGCAGCGAAAGTCTTTTCCTGGTGTATGCAAATCTGGGATTAGCTGTTACTTATAGAAATTTCTTTGCGGGAGTTTCCGTAAACGACATTGCAATAACCAATGATATTCCTATTGCTAACGGCATTGAGCCTGAACCGACCAAATTTATATTGAATACGGGATATGATTTTTATTTGAATGAACAGTTTTATGTGAGTCCTTCGGTTCTTATGAATTTCAATACCAATTCTTCCAAACTGATTGATCTCAATGTAATGGCTACGGTTTTAGGAGACGAAAATTCTTTTTCTGCCGGCGCGAGTTTTAGAACGGCGAGTAATAAATTTGGAAATCAGAGTGTTGGAATTTCGCCGATCATCAAAGCAAAAGTGAGTAATTTCTTTTTCGGTGCGAGTTATAACTTTGGCCTTTCAGATATTCAACAATATGCCGGAAGCAGTTTTATGCTGAGCATTGGATATAACTTCGAAAACTTTATCAATACGAGAGGATACCGATATTAA
- a CDS encoding helix-turn-helix domain-containing protein, with amino-acid sequence MDESLFNLAEHTNRSIFLTGKAGTGKTTFLNEFIKKTKKKHIVVAPTGIAAINAGGVTIHSMFGLPLRTFIPTTDRIDSNLGNNIADLMQHFKYRKDKLKLLREIEIIIIDEVSMLRADVLDMMDFSLRFVRRNTEKFGGVQMLFIGDLYQLPPVVRDEHFLKQYYKSPFFFESYALKEMPLITVELTTVYRQTDEKFLDILNDIRDGAVGDIDFETLNERYIPDFEPTEEPYVYLTSHNKMADEINQKKLKELKGKSYVYSAEIIGNFNENQYPNEEELQLKVGAQVMFIRNDASGEKRYFNGKLAEVMSLDDKEVTVLIDGDDEVFTLKKETWEQKRYGLDAEKNITEDVLGSFQQYPIRLAWAVTIHKSQGLTFDRLIIDAGKSFASGQVYVALSRCRTLEGIVLKSKITPNVIFADRRVSQFQDETNANEKIEEILQSEKYDYSIKKVVNTLDCQWFKYSLETWFQSTKTSKALDKNKATYLYQTLRPKVENFENIYGKFAKVMLQKTHKFIHGKEEWSEIEEKAKGAVNFFFTKVNLEIFQPLLDFYSENKGTKGLKQYNDDFRVFLDDLEDYLNDLKKVHLLEAPLFNTDNNVAISTKVAKIPSHILTFQLFESGKIIPEIAKERGLVTETIFGHLAKFAEQGLLDLSRIFAKEKIKTFEKEFKKNSYETLNDWKKALPNDFEFNEIRLLLNHFTHKQSK; translated from the coding sequence ATGGACGAATCTCTCTTTAATTTAGCCGAACATACCAACCGAAGTATTTTTCTAACCGGAAAGGCTGGGACCGGGAAAACGACTTTTCTTAATGAATTTATAAAGAAAACCAAGAAGAAACATATCGTGGTGGCGCCGACTGGAATCGCTGCGATCAACGCGGGTGGAGTTACGATTCACTCAATGTTCGGACTTCCTTTGAGAACTTTTATTCCGACTACCGATCGAATCGATAGCAATTTAGGAAACAATATTGCTGATTTGATGCAGCACTTTAAATACAGAAAAGACAAACTCAAACTTTTGCGCGAAATAGAAATTATTATCATCGATGAGGTTTCCATGTTGCGTGCTGATGTTTTGGATATGATGGATTTTTCCCTGCGTTTTGTGCGTCGAAATACAGAAAAATTCGGGGGCGTTCAGATGTTGTTTATCGGAGATTTGTACCAACTTCCGCCCGTGGTCCGTGATGAACACTTTTTAAAACAGTATTATAAATCCCCCTTTTTCTTTGAGAGTTATGCTTTAAAAGAAATGCCTTTAATTACGGTAGAACTGACGACTGTCTATCGGCAGACCGACGAAAAGTTTTTAGATATTTTGAATGATATCCGTGATGGTGCAGTAGGAGATATCGATTTTGAAACCTTGAACGAAAGGTATATTCCGGACTTCGAACCGACCGAGGAACCTTATGTTTATCTGACCTCACATAACAAAATGGCGGATGAAATCAATCAGAAAAAATTAAAAGAGCTCAAAGGAAAATCTTATGTCTACAGCGCAGAAATCATCGGTAATTTTAATGAAAATCAATATCCGAATGAGGAAGAACTGCAGTTAAAAGTTGGCGCGCAGGTCATGTTTATCCGTAATGATGCGAGTGGCGAAAAGCGTTATTTCAATGGCAAACTGGCGGAAGTCATGAGTCTGGATGATAAAGAAGTCACCGTTTTAATCGATGGTGACGATGAGGTTTTCACCTTAAAAAAAGAAACTTGGGAGCAGAAAAGATATGGGTTAGATGCTGAGAAAAATATTACAGAAGACGTCTTGGGAAGTTTCCAGCAATATCCGATTCGGTTGGCTTGGGCGGTTACGATTCATAAATCCCAAGGTTTAACCTTTGACCGTTTAATTATCGATGCCGGGAAATCATTTGCTTCCGGACAGGTTTATGTAGCGTTGTCGCGTTGCCGAACTCTGGAAGGTATCGTTTTAAAATCTAAAATTACACCCAATGTTATCTTTGCCGACCGCAGAGTTTCTCAATTTCAAGATGAGACGAATGCGAATGAAAAGATTGAAGAGATCCTTCAATCGGAAAAATACGATTACAGCATCAAGAAAGTCGTGAACACTCTCGACTGTCAGTGGTTTAAATATTCCCTGGAAACTTGGTTTCAATCGACTAAAACGAGTAAAGCTCTGGATAAAAATAAAGCCACTTATCTCTACCAAACACTGCGGCCAAAAGTGGAGAACTTTGAAAATATTTATGGGAAATTTGCCAAAGTGATGTTACAGAAAACCCATAAATTCATTCACGGGAAGGAAGAGTGGAGTGAAATTGAAGAAAAAGCAAAAGGTGCGGTGAATTTCTTTTTCACCAAGGTCAATTTAGAGATATTTCAGCCTTTGCTTGATTTTTATTCTGAAAATAAAGGCACCAAAGGCCTGAAACAGTACAACGACGATTTCCGTGTATTTTTGGATGATCTGGAAGATTATCTGAATGATTTGAAGAAAGTGCACTTGCTGGAAGCGCCACTTTTTAACACGGATAATAATGTAGCAATATCGACAAAGGTTGCCAAAATTCCTTCGCATATCTTAACGTTTCAATTATTTGAAAGTGGAAAAATAATTCCAGAGATTGCAAAGGAGCGTGGTTTGGTGACTGAAACGATCTTTGGTCATCTTGCAAAATTTGCAGAACAGGGATTGCTTGATTTATCGCGGATTTTTGCCAAAGAAAAAATTAAAACTTTTGAAAAGGAATTTAAAAAGAATTCTTACGAAACGCTAAACGACTGGAAGAAGGCCTTGCCGAATGATTTTGAATTTAATGAAATAAGGTTGTTGCTGAATCACTTTACGCATAAGCAATCTAAATAG
- the nadA gene encoding quinolinate synthase NadA, which yields MSTENIDQAKANLPVRGFLNIKDLIIPEGEALVQAILDLKKEKNAVILAHYYQPPAIQDIADYLGDSLQLARAAKDTDADMIAFCGVHFMAEAAKILNPTKKVVLPDTQAGCSLADGCSGEGLRAMRAKYPNALIATYINCNAETKAESDIIVTSSNAETIIRSLPEDRPIIFAPDKNLGRYLMKKTGRDMILWDGTCIVHEAFSMERIAQQLADHPQAKLIAHPESEAPVLDLAHFVGSTSALLNFVEKDDAQEFIVATEEGILHEMRKRAPHKTLIPALVFDESCNCSECFYMKRNTLEKLYLCMKYELPEITMDEELRLKALKPIEAMLELSTTIK from the coding sequence ATGAGCACCGAAAATATAGATCAAGCAAAGGCAAATCTGCCGGTAAGAGGATTTTTAAATATCAAAGACCTCATTATTCCAGAAGGTGAAGCGTTGGTACAAGCCATTCTGGACTTAAAAAAAGAAAAGAATGCGGTGATTTTGGCGCATTATTACCAGCCGCCTGCGATTCAGGACATTGCGGATTATTTGGGTGATTCCTTACAGTTAGCACGAGCAGCCAAAGATACCGATGCCGATATGATCGCTTTCTGTGGCGTACATTTCATGGCAGAAGCTGCAAAGATCTTAAATCCTACCAAAAAAGTAGTGCTTCCTGATACGCAAGCCGGGTGTTCACTGGCAGATGGTTGTAGCGGCGAAGGTTTACGCGCAATGCGGGCAAAATATCCAAATGCTTTAATTGCGACATACATTAACTGTAACGCCGAAACAAAAGCAGAATCCGACATTATTGTAACGAGTTCCAACGCGGAAACTATTATTCGTTCTTTACCGGAAGACCGACCAATTATTTTTGCACCCGACAAAAATCTGGGACGGTATCTGATGAAGAAAACCGGTCGCGATATGATTCTTTGGGATGGAACCTGTATCGTTCACGAAGCGTTTTCTATGGAAAGAATCGCGCAGCAATTGGCAGATCATCCTCAGGCAAAACTCATCGCTCATCCCGAAAGTGAAGCTCCGGTTCTCGATTTGGCGCATTTCGTAGGTTCCACTTCTGCCCTCCTGAATTTCGTGGAGAAAGATGACGCCCAGGAATTCATTGTGGCGACGGAGGAAGGAATTCTACATGAAATGAGAAAACGCGCCCCGCATAAAACACTTATTCCCGCCCTGGTTTTCGACGAATCCTGCAACTGTTCCGAATGTTTTTACATGAAAAGAAACACGCTGGAGAAACTGTATCTCTGCATGAAATACGAATTACCGGAAATTACGATGGATGAGGAATTGCGGTTGAAAGCTTTGAAACCGATTGAAGCCATGCTGGAATTATCGACAACGATCAAGTAA
- the lnt gene encoding apolipoprotein N-acyltransferase — MKYIILSLLSAVLLSISWPTYGIPFFIFFALVPLLIIEHDISKFSKIKKKGWTIFGLTYLCFIIWNIVTTGWLYGAKNPDGTHSLVAVVIPVLLNSLFYSFIFQCYHWYKNAQGTYFGLVFFVAVWMVFEKVHLSWELTWPWLNLGNVFADYPKFIQWYDTLGATGGSFWILLVNVFAFYTLRIWEAGRKRKSLIINSSVLLAGIALPMLISVVKYNNFDLKPTGTVNVLMLQPELNPYTEKYSKDSLTILNDLLTLAEENSKGPIDYYMGPETSLPGFGSISETGFEQSELLNKVKGFLANHPKAVFATGISSHRFYPNENDKTDTSYKTAQGIYVDSYNSAVQIIPNQKVDVYHKGKLVPGVEIFPYISVLKPLLGNAMLDLGGTTASLGIDKERKVFSNPFNSGKMAPIICYESIYGEFVTDYVKKGANFLGIMTNDSWWGETQGHKQLMAYARMRAIETRREIARSANSGISAHIDAKGEVLADTLYGDKTALFAKVNLYEHQTFYTRAGDLLSRISIFVFGFLIFYNWIKKYQNRKPQEPMKKIVIKR; from the coding sequence ATGAAATATATTATCCTGTCTTTACTCTCAGCGGTATTGTTGAGCATCTCCTGGCCTACTTACGGTATTCCGTTTTTTATATTTTTCGCCCTCGTTCCTTTATTAATCATTGAACACGACATTTCTAAATTTTCAAAAATAAAAAAGAAAGGCTGGACTATTTTCGGCCTGACTTATCTTTGTTTTATCATCTGGAATATTGTGACCACAGGTTGGTTATATGGCGCCAAAAACCCTGATGGTACGCATTCTTTGGTCGCAGTGGTGATTCCGGTATTGTTGAATTCTTTATTTTATTCCTTTATTTTTCAATGTTATCATTGGTACAAAAATGCGCAGGGAACTTATTTCGGACTCGTATTCTTCGTTGCAGTCTGGATGGTTTTCGAAAAAGTTCATTTAAGTTGGGAATTAACCTGGCCGTGGTTAAACTTAGGCAATGTCTTCGCCGACTACCCAAAATTTATTCAATGGTATGATACTTTAGGCGCAACGGGCGGAAGTTTCTGGATCTTATTAGTTAATGTTTTTGCATTTTATACTTTAAGAATCTGGGAAGCGGGAAGAAAACGTAAATCTTTGATCATCAATTCTTCCGTTCTTTTAGCAGGAATTGCTTTACCCATGCTTATTTCCGTTGTAAAATACAACAACTTCGATTTGAAACCGACAGGAACAGTCAATGTGCTGATGCTACAACCGGAGCTGAATCCCTACACCGAAAAATACTCCAAAGACAGCCTGACCATTTTAAATGATTTACTGACTTTGGCTGAAGAAAATTCAAAAGGACCGATTGATTATTACATGGGTCCCGAAACTTCTCTTCCCGGATTTGGCTCGATTTCAGAAACGGGTTTTGAGCAAAGTGAGCTTTTAAATAAAGTAAAAGGTTTCCTGGCAAACCATCCTAAAGCTGTATTTGCAACGGGTATTTCTTCCCATCGTTTTTACCCAAATGAGAACGACAAAACAGATACTTCTTATAAAACTGCGCAGGGAATTTATGTTGATTCCTATAATTCTGCCGTGCAAATTATTCCTAACCAAAAAGTAGACGTCTATCACAAAGGAAAACTTGTTCCGGGTGTTGAAATTTTCCCCTACATCAGCGTGCTGAAACCGCTTTTGGGAAATGCAATGCTCGATCTGGGCGGAACTACCGCATCACTGGGAATTGATAAAGAACGAAAAGTATTCTCCAATCCTTTTAACAGTGGTAAAATGGCACCAATCATTTGCTATGAAAGTATTTATGGCGAATTTGTAACCGACTACGTGAAAAAAGGGGCAAACTTTTTAGGGATCATGACGAATGATTCCTGGTGGGGCGAAACTCAAGGCCACAAACAACTCATGGCGTATGCCAGAATGCGCGCCATCGAAACCCGCCGCGAAATTGCAAGGTCTGCAAACAGTGGGATTTCCGCGCATATTGATGCAAAAGGTGAAGTTTTAGCAGACACACTTTATGGCGATAAAACAGCTCTTTTTGCCAAGGTAAATCTTTACGAACACCAAACTTTTTATACGAGAGCCGGCGATTTACTATCCCGAATTTCAATATTCGTTTTCGGTTTTTTAATTTTCTATAACTGGATCAAAAAATATCAGAATAGAAAACCCCAGGAACCTATGAAGAAGATTGTGATTAAAAGGTAA
- the gmk gene encoding guanylate kinase has translation MKKVIIFSAPSGSGKTTLVKHCLEEFPQLAFSISCTTRDPRGMEQHGLDYHFISPEEFRKKINEEAFVEYEEVYTEKYYGTLKSEVERIWESGKVVIFDVDVKGGISLKKYFGDQALSIFIMPPSVAALELRLIARGTDDLETIKTRISKATEEISFKNEFDKIVVNDQLEDAKTEIENLLINFLKS, from the coding sequence ATGAAGAAAGTAATCATATTCTCAGCACCTTCCGGCAGTGGAAAAACCACGCTCGTGAAACATTGTTTAGAAGAATTTCCGCAACTTGCCTTTTCAATTTCCTGCACGACCAGAGATCCGCGGGGAATGGAACAACACGGCTTGGACTATCATTTTATTTCACCCGAGGAGTTTCGTAAGAAAATTAACGAAGAAGCATTTGTTGAGTATGAAGAAGTGTATACCGAAAAATACTATGGAACTTTAAAATCTGAAGTTGAACGAATCTGGGAGAGCGGAAAAGTAGTAATTTTCGATGTTGATGTAAAAGGTGGAATCTCTCTGAAAAAATATTTTGGAGATCAGGCATTGTCAATTTTCATTATGCCACCCTCGGTAGCCGCCTTGGAATTAAGATTAATCGCAAGAGGAACCGATGATTTAGAAACCATTAAAACACGCATCTCAAAAGCGACTGAAGAAATTTCCTTCAAAAATGAGTTTGATAAAATTGTGGTCAACGATCAATTAGAAGATGCAAAAACGGAAATTGAAAATCTCTTAATTAATTTTTTAAAATCATGA
- a CDS encoding PASTA domain-containing protein has product MLKSLFHWKVWVNILVAAAVFVGLVWLTFRWLEVHTNHGKEIPVPNVMNKSVQEAIKILDDSGLDYEVDSFKYDPKYRPFQVLQIYPSPGSRVKDGRTIVMKVNPRTYAQVSVPDVLDRYKGLAFRQLEQVGLKIGDTIYEPSIQRDAVLRMLYNGSTLKPGALLPRFSTIDLVIGAGPKRNITVPNLVGLTVQEAKAIIAQNLFEVGLVEHEDGGSDESDIVYYQDPEAFDVRDQGMQVDIWASKKTPAEMGAKISQLNSIYRIKMDVSEPSYYDDGAVYREPVQSAPRPEMPRPETPRPTVPETSTPRPEVKKQEAPKATTETKPKASEPKPTTSTPVTPKETPKKEEKPKAKKVVVE; this is encoded by the coding sequence ATGCTAAAATCGCTCTTCCACTGGAAAGTCTGGGTTAATATACTCGTAGCGGCTGCAGTTTTCGTAGGTTTGGTCTGGTTGACTTTTCGTTGGCTGGAAGTTCATACCAACCATGGAAAGGAAATCCCGGTACCCAATGTGATGAATAAATCCGTGCAGGAAGCCATAAAGATTTTAGATGATTCAGGTTTGGATTACGAAGTCGACAGTTTCAAATACGATCCAAAATACCGTCCTTTTCAAGTATTGCAGATTTATCCTTCACCGGGTTCCCGTGTAAAAGATGGAAGAACTATTGTGATGAAAGTGAATCCGAGAACCTACGCACAAGTTTCTGTACCCGATGTTTTAGACCGATATAAAGGTTTGGCATTCCGGCAGTTAGAGCAAGTGGGTTTAAAGATTGGCGATACGATCTATGAACCGAGTATTCAGCGGGATGCAGTTTTGCGCATGCTGTACAATGGTTCCACGTTAAAACCCGGCGCTTTATTGCCGCGTTTTTCTACGATTGATTTGGTGATTGGTGCTGGACCGAAACGAAATATCACCGTTCCTAATCTTGTGGGACTCACGGTGCAGGAAGCAAAAGCCATTATTGCCCAAAATCTTTTCGAAGTCGGATTGGTTGAACATGAAGACGGCGGGTCGGATGAATCAGATATCGTTTACTATCAGGATCCTGAAGCCTTTGATGTAAGAGATCAGGGAATGCAGGTGGATATTTGGGCCAGTAAAAAAACACCGGCAGAAATGGGCGCGAAAATCTCCCAGCTCAATTCTATCTACAGAATTAAAATGGATGTTTCAGAACCTTCTTACTATGATGATGGAGCAGTGTACCGTGAACCGGTTCAAAGTGCGCCTCGTCCGGAAATGCCTCGTCCTGAAACGCCACGACCAACGGTTCCCGAAACCTCCACACCGCGACCTGAAGTAAAAAAACAGGAAGCTCCAAAAGCAACAACCGAAACAAAACCTAAGGCCTCTGAGCCAAAACCTACGACTTCAACGCCCGTAACGCCGAAGGAAACTCCGAAAAAAGAGGAGAAACCCAAAGCGAAAAAGGTTGTGGTTGAGTAA
- the folB gene encoding dihydroneopterin aldolase → MTSKIIIEDLKIYAYHGALPEETLIGTYYLLNVEVHADLWKAVGTDDLNDTINYAEINDIIHNEMKVPSKLMEHVAGRILKNIKMKFPQVSFIKIRITKTNPPMTGEMHGVSVEIENQF, encoded by the coding sequence ATGACTTCAAAAATAATTATAGAAGATCTTAAAATCTACGCGTATCACGGCGCACTTCCGGAGGAAACATTAATTGGAACTTACTATCTTTTGAATGTAGAAGTTCATGCTGATCTTTGGAAAGCCGTGGGAACTGATGATTTAAATGACACCATTAATTATGCAGAAATCAACGACATCATTCACAATGAAATGAAAGTTCCTTCAAAGTTGATGGAACATGTTGCGGGCAGAATTTTGAAAAATATAAAAATGAAATTTCCACAGGTTTCTTTTATTAAAATTAGAATCACCAAAACCAATCCGCCAATGACGGGCGAAATGCACGGCGTAAGTGTAGAGATAGAAAATCAGTTCTAA
- a CDS encoding YicC/YloC family endoribonuclease — protein MILSMTGFGRSEGVFDGKKITVDLKSLNSKSFDLNIKIPSRYREKEFEIRKMLNDRILRGKVDCYVNIESLDDSNDVAVNQALVKSYMEELKKIAADGPDFEYLKMAVRMPDAISTKSDELSDDEYIYLKELLHEAMTKFENFRRTEGEILQNELLTNIKKIESYLGQVEPYEEVRMEGVKERYRKSMNEFDQIDETRFYQEMAYYTEKLDIAEEKVRLAQHLKYYKEVMIDEDFNGKKLGFISQEIGREINTLGSKANHAEIQKLVVMMKDDLEKVKEQTLNVL, from the coding sequence ATGATTTTATCAATGACAGGCTTCGGCCGAAGTGAAGGAGTTTTCGACGGTAAAAAAATAACCGTTGATTTGAAATCCCTCAACAGCAAATCATTTGACCTTAACATTAAAATCCCGTCGAGATACCGAGAGAAAGAATTTGAAATTCGAAAGATGCTGAACGACCGCATTCTGCGTGGAAAAGTGGACTGTTATGTGAATATTGAATCGTTAGATGATTCAAATGATGTTGCCGTTAATCAAGCGCTTGTGAAATCCTACATGGAGGAATTGAAAAAGATCGCTGCCGACGGTCCAGATTTCGAATACTTGAAAATGGCGGTGAGAATGCCCGATGCGATTTCAACCAAATCAGATGAACTTAGCGATGATGAATACATTTATTTAAAGGAATTGCTGCACGAAGCCATGACGAAGTTTGAAAATTTCCGCAGAACAGAAGGCGAGATTTTACAAAATGAGCTTCTTACTAATATTAAAAAAATCGAATCCTATTTAGGCCAGGTTGAACCTTACGAAGAAGTGAGAATGGAGGGCGTAAAAGAACGCTACCGAAAATCAATGAATGAATTTGATCAGATCGATGAAACGCGGTTTTATCAGGAAATGGCGTACTACACAGAGAAATTAGATATTGCAGAGGAGAAGGTTCGACTTGCCCAGCATTTGAAATATTATAAAGAAGTGATGATCGACGAAGATTTCAATGGTAAAAAACTCGGTTTCATCTCCCAGGAAATCGGACGGGAAATTAACACCCTCGGTTCAAAAGCCAACCACGCAGAAATTCAAAAGCTGGTCGTCATGATGAAAGACGATCTGGAAAAAGTAAAAGAACAGACGCTAAACGTACTATAG